A part of Bacillus rossius redtenbacheri isolate Brsri chromosome 1, Brsri_v3, whole genome shotgun sequence genomic DNA contains:
- the LOC134529416 gene encoding UDP-GlcNAc:betaGal beta-1,3-N-acetylglucosaminyltransferase 7-like yields the protein MKTLYFLLYACTLTCALLGVGIILQDLSAPAPNLEGTLVNIHKPGYAKVNRDLCRNIKSFSKLLILVSSAPGNFDKRQAIRLSWGHFALRHDVIIGFFLGAVTNSSVQGLVEKESTTYMDIIQNKNIDSYRNLTLKSLSMLQWVNQYCPGIGFILKSDDDVFINVRNLLSFVDTQRETKNTIFGNVARNWKPIRSHNNKYYVSDLLFQDALYPSFATGPAYLMTQDVPARLTSAALMKAPFPLEDVFFTGIVAEELNIKRINNVQFHPYFKKKVHDDITKLISIHKITAHQHLSLWNKVANDYLSKLETTHLLY from the coding sequence ATGAAAACACTGTATTTCCTTTTATATGCCTGTACGCTGACATGCGCACTGCTTGGTGTTGGAATTATTTTGCAAGATTTATCGGCACCAGCGCCAAACTTGGAGGGAACGTTAGTGAATATTCATAAACCTGGTTACGCAAAAGTGAACAGGGACTTGTGTCGAAACATCAAAAGTTTTTCAAAACTTCTGATATTGGTGTCATCAGCACCGGGCAACTTTGATAAGAGGCAGGCGATACGCCTCTCATGGGGTCACTTTGCGCTGAGACATGATGTGATCATCGGTTTCTTCCTTGGGGCGGTCACCAACAGTTCCGTACAAGGGCTGGTGGAAAAGGAATCTACAACGTACATGGAcatcatacaaaataaaaatattgattccTATAGAAACTTAACTTTGAAATCTCTTTCTATGTTGCAGTGGGTAAATCAGTATTGCCCTGGCATTGGTTTCATACTGAAGtctgatgatgatgtgtttattaatgtgcgcaactTGTTGAGTTTTGTGGACACACAAAGGGAAACAAAAAATACCATATTTGGCAACGTGGCTCGAAATTGGAAACCGATCAGGTctcacaataataaatattacgtatCGGATTTATTGTTTCAAGATGCCCTGTACCCGTCTTTCGCCACGGGCCCAGCTTATCTGATGACACAAGATGTCCCAGCTCGTTTGACATCTGCTGCCTTGATGAAGGCCCCATTTCCATTAGAAGATGTCTTCTTCACAGGCATTGTTGCTGAGGAGTTGAATATAAAAAGGATTAACAATGTTCAGTTCCACCCATACTTTAAGAAAAAAGTTCATGatgatattacaaaattaatcagCATTCACAAAATCACAGCTCATCAACATTTATCACTATGGAACAAAGTAGCCAATGATTATTTAAGCAAACTGGAAACTACACATTTACTGTATTAA